A stretch of the Capsicum annuum cultivar UCD-10X-F1 chromosome 10, UCD10Xv1.1, whole genome shotgun sequence genome encodes the following:
- the LOC107845929 gene encoding uncharacterized protein LOC107845929, whose protein sequence is MAFLQCPLLSLFFFMFISLLSLSSPMSIHDLLKSKGLPYGLLPKEVKSYNYTSSNGLLEVYLYGPCLTKFDTTTMAFYESYFKANLTYGSLNGVHGLSKEELFVCLPVKGIVVDDINNYGLILFDIGLAHKQLSLSLFKDPPHCNPNGILKKNTGIRTYLKHKDTTYAL, encoded by the exons ATGGCTTTCCTTCAATGTCCACTTCTTTcactcttcttcttcatgttcATCTCTTTATTATCACTTTCTTCACCTATGTCCATTCATGATCTTCTCAAATCCAAAGGCTTACCATATGGTCTTCTCCCAAAAGAAGTAAAATCTTACAACTACACATCATCAAATGGCCTTCTTGAAGTTTATTTATATGGACCTTGTTTAACAAAGTTTGATACAACAACAATGGCATTTTATGAGAGTTATTTCAAAGCTAATCTTACTTATGGTAGTCTTAATGGTGTTCATGGACTTTCAAAAGAAGAGTTATTTGTATGTCTACCTGTTAAAGGaattgttgttgatgatataaataattaTGGACTTATACTTTTTGATATTGGTTTGGCTCATAAACAACTTTCACTTTCACTCTTTAAAGATCCACCACATTGTAATCCAAATG GAATTCTGAAAAAGAACACTGGAATAAGGACATATTTAAAGCACAAAGATACAACATATGCCCTTTGA
- the LOC107844927 gene encoding gluconokinase isoform X2, whose product MLLTSNTCNFVVNFPKMTSDFKGKAIVLMGVSGAGKSTIGQMLGRAVHGRFLDADDYHSEANKEKMKNGIPLSEEDRVPWLEALRNTLRRGLVDNETLVLACSALQKRYREILRSADPNYEPGSYASIVKFVLLDVGAEVLAARLVKRAAEGKHFMSAKLLQTQLDLLQIDEAEGILTVDATLDPEDIVKTILTFVI is encoded by the exons ATGCTTTTgacatcaaacacttgcaattttGTTGTAAATTTTCCGAAAATGACGTCTGACTTCAAAG GAAAAGCTATTGTACTTATGGGTGTCAGCGGAGCTGGAAAATC AACAATTGGTCAGATGCTTGGAAGAGCTGTTCATGGCCGCTTTCTTGATGCCGATGATTATCACTCAGAGGCTAACAAAG AGAAGATGAAGAATGGGATCCCTCTTTCCGAGGAAGATCGTGTTCCATGGCTTGAAGCATTGCGAAATACACTGAGAAGAGGCTTAGTTGACAATGAAACTCTGGTTCTTGCTTGCTCAGCTCTGCAAAAGCGGTACAGGGAAATCCTTAGATCTGCAGACCCAAATTATGAACCAGGTTCTTATGCAAGTATTGTTAAATTCGTTTTGCTGGATGTTGGAGCTGAAGTGCTTGCAGCTCGGCTGGTCAAGAGAGCAGCTGAGGGAAAGCATTTCATGTCTGCAAAACTCTTGCAGACCCAACTGGATTTGCTTCAGATTGATGAAGCAGAAGGAATACTTACGGTCGATGCTACACTGGACCCTGAGGACATAGTGAAAACCATTCTTACTTTTGTCATTTGA